A window of the Diceros bicornis minor isolate mBicDic1 chromosome 30, mDicBic1.mat.cur, whole genome shotgun sequence genome harbors these coding sequences:
- the LOC131394564 gene encoding zinc finger protein 124-like yields MPDLEWLDSVAIEDVTLIFTAEEWALLDPLQKKLYGDVMWETFRNLASIGKTWEDHDIEDQYRNQGRKLRCGTLKIESSMSHENPDIL; encoded by the exons ATGCCTGATCTAGAGTGGCTG GACTCAGTGGCTATTGAGGATGTGACTCTGATCTTCACTGCAGAGGAGTGGGCTTTACTGGATCCTTTACAGAAGAAACTCTACGGAGATGTGATGTGGGAAACTTTCAGGAACCTGGCCTCAATAG GAAAAACATGGGAAGATCATGATATTGAAGATCAATACAGGAACcaggggagaaaactgaggtgcGGCACACTCAAAATAGAAAGCAGCATGTCACATGAGAATCCTGATAtcttatga